The genome window ttttaataaccatTGTTCCTactggtctctcgcgccccccctgtcatgccccccactttgagaatcactgatttaaacagtccttcgcgccactcgatgacgtagtatacttgaaatagttgctctgcagcagttttacttgcgattgagaaacggctcCTGTAGGTGAAGGATGCTTCAGGAAAAGACCAAACACTGGATGTCTTTCAGTTGCCAACATGTGTTTTCAAGACACTGATATTAACGGGGAAACCCTGCAGGACTCAAATGCCATGGCCGTGTCTCTTTTCTGagattcccctcctcgactcctatccttgagacttagtcccgcccacaggagatgcgagccgaggaggggaaccgaggagagaggaggggaagcagcaggcggttagagaaaggagaactcctctcctctgagcggtcattttaaagagacgtccattaatgatgacaggaggcacagcagccctctgtctgatggacagatgtgttcatgaccacttctatatttactttgattcattcaccgTGCGGTatcatgagacaataacaggctacagatgcggacatatacacacacacacatatatatatatatatatatgtatataaatatatacaatgaggaagataaattacgggccaaaagttttatttacaagtattaaaagtataagcagaggacaccaaaccaactgagacctgtctgtccgctgcatctacacacacactgtaccacacacacctacacaacacacacgcacatacagctcctaaagcatcatcaggctacagccgttgtgcattttattatgtgaaccaaaaaatggtcttagaaaaatatggactctttgtttgtagatatctactaaactaaagcaaatacagagagtaggcctgttatactgagtgatatatattatacacactgctctgctttctgcaggacctcacagctgttctctctgtaaacattgcGTCGCATAATAAAGATAACACTTCCTTAAACAAGTAGTTATATTGGTTCAAACAAGATGGTACAACCATTCCGGCTGTactttttagttttattcagtTTTTGGTTGGAGATGAGAATGGAAGGTCTGCATGGCTGCATAGTGAGAGAACCTACATCATGTTCTCACTGTGTCCTACCCTCAGGAAAGGTGATGCTGTGCTCCACGGTGGGGTGCAGTGGTTCCTTCCCCAACATGCAGAAGCTGATTGAACACATGAGGCATCACCACAAACCCAACATATTCTTTGTGTGAGTCTGACTGGCCATGCTCTCTCAGCTGACATACTGTGCATTAGTAGAAATGTTTCATCCTGTGTATTCAGAAGGAAAACATAGGGAGGGGAGGATACAGGATTTTATCGCAAATCACAATAAAAAATACTTAagttgatcgtggagaaattcCATTATCAGGATTATTGTAAACACCTTGCAAGTGACTTGATAATCATGGTAATAAAGGGTCAAATAGAGCATGATTAAAAATACTGGAATAATAAGAAAGAACAAACTCAAATAATTCCCTTGATTTGAATAATTTATTTATGATTAATGGTTACCCTATTTAAGTTATTGTTAACTAAAACGGATAGataaatactttattgatcccaatttgggaaattatttaaGACGTTAACTAACAAAGGTGTTTTCTATCTATGATGCAATACAAATACTTGTTTCTTAAATAAATCAAACGTAAAGTAATTCCAGTTGGATTTATAGCCGTTTCACAAGCTTGGGCATATGTTTGAAGATTCTCAAGATAACGTGAGTTGAGATTATTTTGTGGAGGATAATCAtgacctggggcctcatttataacgccgtgcgtaggattcacgtgggaaggttgcttgcgtagtagaaatccaaaaaataggtacataaatgttccgacattttccgattcaccaaaacATTAcgcaccggcgaggaaagtgcgtacggcacttcctacgccggtttccctttataaatcacaatcgactcgaaatgcggtgcagcttttgcgggcttcatgTAACGCCCAGATtcgcctataaatagtcaaagaaacgcccattcattcattcattctgactgactgcatgaagaagagcaggaaatgaggacagaacagctaaaaaagacgtctcacaccgtgtcaggtTCTGGTTCTTTTGGGAGGTGGAGATAaaacatattgtttggtggatgcagtttgaacagagtagcagcatggaggtcggatcgtcaccaaaataaataaataagtggtccgaaaaaggttaatgacaaaaaaaatacacatagccttcctcaggcagtgtgtttgtaccggggacaggagacacccccttgatgagaaactgtaagaagtgaACGGGGAATCCCCCCggtgtggagtcatgacgactggatctgaattatgtttttggtggtttgtgtcccagctgtcgatcagctgtgcgcagcgtctccactgcagcctgtgcatatatcagctgtacaatttaccacacatggtgttcttagcttccatacctcctgtgttttacgagcgacttatcaagtcttagcaaacggcataaaacccgattaaacgtgatagtatataaaaccatgctcgtatctacaacctatagaaatgcaacacggcgtcagtttagacgtaattctgtcctcctgcttaccgcatcatttatgagaaaacattaacacaacatattcgaggtggtttttaataacatatccgtatttattatgtgtgtgtgtgcactgaggagtcgcaaacaggcgtttgtttaatcattttaagattggctttaatcaatgtttgaaaatgaattcttcatatatgataaatgagaggtaaaattttatttatggtattttttccacatatttctctccattcttccttctgccaacggggtggcagtttctcgtctctcccgttgttgtgcttagtgcgtacgcatgggttagagtttgcgtggatgaccgcacgttttcccgtcaagttagtattttataaatcgcaaacattgcatagaaactggcgtacgccattttttgagcgtatatccctttataaatgaggcccctgataCCTTACCTCTGTCCCACCCAACGCCTGAATGTGTTGCATTGTGTGTCAGCTGCTAACATCTTCTTTCTGTGAAGGTGTGAGAGTTGTCGCACAAAGTTGCGTTCCTACCGTGGCCTCCTGACCCACCTGCACACCTGCTCCAAAGTGATGCGGGGGAAAGCCAAGCCCACTGAGCCAAACATGGCCCCAATGGAGGTGGGCGCAGCATCTGCCCCCTCTCAGATCCTGAACCCAGACCCCTCCTTCCCAGCTGCGGTGAAGCCGGGGCCCGATGGCCCCCCTCTCCTCGGCCCCCCCTTCATGTCTAACCTGGAGTCCGCCCCCCCCCACCCTGCTCCTCCAAAGCTCATAGAGGCAGCTCCACAGCCCCCCATCAGGAGTGACGCCTCTGATCTGACTCCGTCCTTACACTTTGGGGCCCCACCATTGACTCCCACCCAGAGGCAGCACCCGACACAGACCAGGTTCCCTGAGGACGTCCACTCCGCTCCAGCATCAGCTCCAGGATCAGCTCCTCGCTCTCCTCCTGGGCCCTCGGCTGTGTGGAGGAAGAATCAAGGTGAGCATAACCTGGCAGATGTGGCTCCACCTTAACTTTCAAATCGCCTTAAAGTGCAAAAAGTGTTCAACATCATTGAAGGCCAGTTCATactttctgagtgtgtgtgtctgccaggTTCCACTGTGGCAATTATTCATCCAAATTGTTATGTAGTTGTATACATTTGGGGGCATACATAAAAAACCTACAATGCAGGATGAGGCCCAAATGTATTTCTTATGTATTTAGTATAGTATTGTAAAGAATCTGGAGTTTCTGAAATAAAGGTACAATAGATTTTGTTACCTTTCAGACTGAACACTTGACAAATGTTGTCCTACCTGTAGCCGCGAATAAGAAAATAATATGTATTGTTTTAACGGGAGGTTGTGTAAGCAGTCTTCTGTGGAACACAAAGGCAGCCATATGGCCAGtggtgtttttatatgtactaaagtggtggggcacaaaaaacttagatgtctatatataagcttctgcagtgaggttcatggctggtgaggctctggcactgactcttcaggtttacacatattatatttttacctaaatcaaaatataatattattttcaaaagctttttttgtctgatgcttcaattaattttaaacagacagttcaacagaaggatacccaaaaaatgtaattttatcatttaaatattgaattgttctctcttagtaagatcccattttcaatacaattgcagtcttaccttgacttgaagattaagtccatttgcctatccttctggacaaaaatctctattacttttttgtaaaagtcctccttatcatcttgtagtttcaaaaggcTATCATAAATctgatctaatcaatagatttatgattcgaaaattataaaagtagggtagacatgtggatattaaccggctgaacaaaacgttcatttatctaacaggtttgtttcccacagaccttatttggagctattttctaaaatcctatggagaaatatcattgcttttttgtcgagggaagccatgcgcagcttacttccgggttttaggacgctcactgcagctctcgtctcctcttcacacaccacacttttcgcggcacacatatttacagccaatcagctctgaatgatgtgagatgacgtatggtggggatggcagcactttgcccctatggtcattatctttttgccacacacattaaataggaaaatactctgagcatgcgcagtgtagtttttacagtcaccattgacttaaacagggagagggaggggcaggatcggatTTTGTCCCAGATGGCtcgaaacagctcaataggcacacactgtagacactaattagaagagcacagactaaaacagcaatgtacagacgaatcagatgattaaacatgatcttaaaatatattttttgcatttttttgtaatcattatttgtaattatTAGTGTCTGCTGACAccaggtggggctgtgccccacctgcccctaatgaccagtcgccactgcataTGGCGTTATACTCCTGGCACAGGCAGACATTCAGTTGTAAATGGAACAGCATGCACATCTTTGGAGAGTACGTGTGAGATCAAAAGCTGCAGACTCACTCAGGCTGACATCAACTTCCTCTGTAAAGACAGCAGTGCAGAAGAAATacaatttttttgttgttgtatttttCATTTTGTCAAGACATAAATTTGTCGTTCCTTTTGTCAGGGTCCTGCAACAGCCGCATCCTGTGGGAGCACACCAAAGGGCGCTACACGTGTGTGCAGTGTGGCCACATGGTGATCAGCCGTAAAGAGATGACTCAGCACATCTCCACTAAACACAGCAGGAACAAAGCTGCACAAGACACTGCCACCAACACGTAGAGAGGAGGCAACATGTCTCTTGTTCTCCTCAGGAACTAAAGTACATTACCCTTTTTATTCTGCGTTGAAAGCCTGCAGCAGTGATTCATGAACTGAGTATATATTTCATTGCTTGCCATAAAGCACTTTTATTGCCTTTTTGCTTCCAGGAAACCATACAACTTTTCACCAAATGTCAGACTGCTGCCACATGTCCTTTGTGTCCTCCTGCTCATCTTTGAAGACTTTTCAGCTAAATGCAGTTCATTACTAATCTCCCAATtgttgaaaaataaagagcttttagaacattaagcatggagacatgtcaccgtAGAGGCAGAATATGGCCCCTTTAATAATTTGACTTCAGTCATTGATGTTTGCAGGAGGCCATTCTCGAgacagatggagaataaaaactGCAAGAGACTATTTACGAACCTTCAATTGATATTGTATcaaaattattattatctgtTTATAAAAACATTCTAGCCCTTGATTTTTTTTGTACCCCTTAATTTCCCTAACTTTATAAGGACCTGtgatagatgtgtgtgtgtgcgattcATGTGTTTCCCAGTGATTGTCCATGAAATACCTAATAAGAAAAGACAGGGTAAAAAAGCAGTTTTTATTGGGGTCAGAATTAGTTGATACAAGCACTCAGGCTCCCTCTGTACATCCAAAACATGCTCCTGAACATCCAGCCCCTCCCCTGTATACTAGCATCACGCCGCCAAGCAGCCCTATGACCATGAACACATCGAGACAAACCACATGACAAGGGTCCCACTCATCATCAACATGTCAATAATTACGTTACCACATGCAGACTGTAGTGCTGTTTTCAACAAACAAGTCCCATCACATAGATGAAGGGGGGGGCATTTACATTAATCTATACTTAAAAAAACATGGGAAAGGGCCGGGGGGGCTCTTACACATTGGTCTGTCAACACTATTCAGACACATGAGCCATGCCATGTGGGTTTtcaaaacaaaatgaatgctCCATTATTTTACAGCCCTGCAGTTTCAATCTATTCATTTATGTTACCAAACAAAGCCTGCTGAAAATTAACTGGAaattaaagtgtttttatttcacatgatgGCCGGTTGTCAAGAAAATAACCCTCATGGTAAACAAGTGCatacaaaaaaaagattaaGTGCCAACCCCCAGATCAGGCAATGATGATTTGTTTTTAGCTTTATTATCACAACTATGTTCAGCTCAGTTTCTTGAGGCTTTTTAAAAAAATCTCTGCTGGTCCACTGCGTACATCTTTCCTGCCGGGAGCTTCCGGAAAAATAAACTGTTGCCTCTGCTCATGTTGCCCTGGAAACAAGAGAAGATTAGAAGTGTCTGGTGTGTACAATGGTGAAAACGGTTGATCTTTTCAAGGAAACATTTAGTAACGAGAAGGTCATAAGTGATGTCATCCTGCAGCTACATGAACTCATATTAGAACTAATGACGAAATGACTTATAAAAAAAAGTACttataaaactaaatatactTGTTACTGTCCAACATTTGTTATGAATAATGACAACCAGGTAGAAAATGGGACATGTTTCATGAGAATATAATTACTGAAACATTTAACGAGatgacaaaaaaatgtgtacagAAAAATTGTAAACATTAGATGGAGCTAGTACAAGTAACAAGTGCAGTACTCGAGTACATTTACTTAACTGTCCACCACCGttcatgatttaaaaaaaacaaccagGTAGAAACAGGACAAAAAAGCAGCGCCTTGTAATAGCGATATATAATTACTTAAAAAGTAATGGGGgaaacaaaaaatgtaaaaaacacgTTTTCACTCTGATGAATCCCAGGATTTGTGTGCATTATATTGAGTTGAAtatagtatataatataatatagtaAATATGATGTGTGTACCTCTCTGCTGAGATGCCTCCAGCAGTCCACCCAGGTGGGGTATACTGAGGCGTAGGGGGGCAGACCTCCAGCCAGCCTGTGGAAACACAGTTCATTAAAGTCTGTAGGATCAAACTCTCCTCAGGATTTAAAGCAGAGGATAACCGGAGCACTCACCCGCAGTTATTAACAGCCATGAGGTTTGACACCAGGACAAAAGGGTACGTGAGCATACTGGCGAAGAACTGGAAGAGAAGAGCAGAGCAGCATGAAGAAACTACACACTGCAGGCTGACAGGCGGCCATGGTGGTTAAACTCACCCCCGTCACTGCCTGGGAGCAGTTCTTGATTTCTCCTGTGTGACTCATCTGTAAAGAGAAACACATCAGCAGTGAGTTATCTGTGAGCCCGAGTGGAGACAATTTACGCCAGCTTCAGGCAAACAACACTTAGCCTGATAAGTTGTTGCAGGCGACTAAATTAAATGGACCGTTATTTGGATAATTATTTCAGTAGGATTGAGAATTGTTGAAACATTGCGATGGTGAGAGTACACACCATAACAGTAGTCAATCTCCATTACAGGGTAAATCCTGCTTGATAGGTACCCACACCCCCCTTTACAGAACACAGAAGCAATGACTGAGTCCTGAGTGTGAGAGAACGCGTACCGAGTCGTCGATGGCATACGTGTTGATGGCGTGGGCTAGCAGGTTACAGATCCACAGAGACAGGACGTCACAGAGCAGGCGGGGTATCAAACCACTGGAGGAACACAGCAGGATAAGATTCAAGGTTCAAAGTACAGCTACAGTGAataaatggcaatgaaaatcttatGAAAATCTCTCCAACAATGCAAAAAAAAAGCAAAATAGTCCATATACATGTAATATAATATGATAtatacaagaacagaatgtgaACTGTTTGCGGTGATAACTGCTTCGATAAATAAGTAGATTGCAAGATGACAAACAGATTAATGTTTATGGAGGCACTTTACAGAAATCAGGTGTTCAGCaatcttatggcctgtggggtAAAACTGCCCATAGGCCATAAGACTGCTAAACAGCTGAGCTCTGTTGAGTGCCTCCATATGACTCATTAACACATCAGCAATATTTGAACAATAATCATCATGCTGGATATAACATTATACTACTGAGAGAGAAGAGATAAAAAATACAAGTCTTCCTTTCTCCAGGCTGTGTAACTATGTAACTGTGTAACTATGTAACTGTGTAACTATGTGGGACAAAAACGTCCTGTTTGTAATGTTTTAATGATGATTACAAGTATTCATTTCACTGTCCATTCTACAGCTGATATTACAGTTTATCATTTTTTGGGATTGATCAACATATTTTCACACCCCACTTAAAGCTCAAAGTTTCTGTCCCTTTCTCGCTAAGAGTTGCTACGCTTGGACTCCTTGCTAGAAATGTTCATGCTTTCGCAGAAAGTCTATGACCAGAGGAGTATAAGGAGAAAAAG of Pseudochaenichthys georgianus chromosome 3, fPseGeo1.2, whole genome shotgun sequence contains these proteins:
- the znf414 gene encoding zinc finger protein 414 isoform X2, producing MMYSGSSVLQPPESIMGGNKMIPCPLHGCKRVYTDPAALESHIRDHEIAAQSLPGKVMLCSTVGCSGSFPNMQKLIEHMRHHHKPNIFFVCESCRTKLRSYRGLLTHLHTCSKVMRGKAKPTEPNMAPMEVGAASAPSQILNPDPSFPAAVKPGPDGPPLLGPPFMSNLESAPPHPAPPKLIEAAPQPPIRSDASDLTPSLHFGAPPLTPTQRQHPTQTRFPEDVHSAPASAPGSAPRSPPGPSAVWRKNQGSCNSRILWEHTKGRYTCVQCGHMVISRKEMTQHISTKHSRNKAAQDTATNT
- the znf414 gene encoding zinc finger protein 414 isoform X1 → MEVPGRGGTSPQKQTENQLHCSANMMYSGSSVLQPPESIMGGNKMIPCPLHGCKRVYTDPAALESHIRDHEIAAQSLPGKVMLCSTVGCSGSFPNMQKLIEHMRHHHKPNIFFVCESCRTKLRSYRGLLTHLHTCSKVMRGKAKPTEPNMAPMEVGAASAPSQILNPDPSFPAAVKPGPDGPPLLGPPFMSNLESAPPHPAPPKLIEAAPQPPIRSDASDLTPSLHFGAPPLTPTQRQHPTQTRFPEDVHSAPASAPGSAPRSPPGPSAVWRKNQGSCNSRILWEHTKGRYTCVQCGHMVISRKEMTQHISTKHSRNKAAQDTATNT